One window of the Klebsiella oxytoca genome contains the following:
- the rplJ gene encoding 50S ribosomal protein L10, with the protein MALNLQDKQAIVAEVSEVAKGALSAVVADSRGVTVDKMTELRKAGREAGVYMRVVRNTLLRRVVEGTPFECLKDTFVGPTLIAYSMEHPGAAARLFKEFAKANAKFEVKAAAFEGELIPASQIDRLATLPTYEEAIARLMATMKEASAGKLVRTLAAVRDAKEAA; encoded by the coding sequence ATGGCTTTAAATCTTCAAGACAAACAAGCGATTGTTGCTGAAGTCAGCGAAGTAGCCAAAGGCGCGCTGTCTGCAGTAGTTGCGGATTCCCGTGGCGTAACTGTAGATAAAATGACTGAACTGCGTAAAGCAGGTCGTGAAGCTGGCGTATACATGCGTGTTGTTCGTAACACCCTGCTGCGCCGCGTCGTTGAAGGTACTCCTTTCGAGTGCCTGAAAGACACGTTTGTTGGTCCGACCCTGATTGCATACTCTATGGAACACCCGGGCGCAGCTGCTCGTCTGTTCAAAGAGTTCGCGAAAGCGAATGCAAAATTTGAGGTCAAAGCCGCAGCCTTTGAAGGTGAGCTGATCCCGGCGTCGCAAATCGACCGCCTGGCGACTCTGCCGACCTACGAAGAAGCAATTGCACGCCTGATGGCAACCATGAAAGAAGCTTCGGCTGGCAAACTGGTTCGCACTCTGGCTGCTGTACGCGATGCGAAAGAAGCTGCTTAA
- the rplL gene encoding 50S ribosomal protein L7/L12, with translation MSITKDQIIEAVSAMSVMDVVELISAMEEKFGVSAAAAVAVAAGPVEAAEEKTEFDVILKAAGANKVAVIKAVRGATGLGLKEAKDLVESAPAALKEGVSKDDAEALKKSLEEAGAEVEVK, from the coding sequence ATGTCTATCACTAAAGATCAAATCATTGAAGCAGTATCCGCTATGTCCGTAATGGACGTTGTTGAGCTGATCTCTGCAATGGAAGAAAAATTCGGTGTTTCCGCTGCTGCTGCTGTAGCTGTAGCTGCTGGCCCGGTTGAAGCTGCTGAAGAAAAAACTGAATTCGACGTAATTCTGAAAGCTGCTGGCGCGAACAAAGTTGCTGTTATCAAAGCAGTTCGTGGCGCAACTGGCCTGGGTCTGAAAGAAGCTAAAGACCTGGTAGAATCTGCTCCGGCTGCTCTGAAAGAAGGCGTGAGCAAAGATGACGCTGAAGCACTGAAAAAATCTCTGGAAGAAGCTGGCGCTGAAGTTGAAGTTAAATAA